One Candidatus Nitrososphaera evergladensis SR1 genomic window carries:
- a CDS encoding luciferase family protein, which translates to MPSSEVIKRELLGWEGVTIHEHDFATTRFYVNGIEMGHIHGDEIADLQFPTRISKRLISEGKVLPHHVIPKSGWVSHEIQKPEDVKAVIDLFYLQHQRLIRKKK; encoded by the coding sequence TTGCCTTCAAGTGAAGTCATAAAGCGAGAGTTGCTTGGTTGGGAGGGAGTTACTATACATGAGCACGATTTTGCAACTACCAGATTTTATGTGAACGGCATTGAGATGGGACACATTCATGGCGACGAAATAGCAGATTTGCAATTTCCAACTAGAATCAGCAAGAGACTCATATCCGAGGGAAAAGTGCTGCCGCACCATGTCATTCCAAAATCTGGATGGGTGAGTCATGAGATTCAGAAACCCGAAGATGTAAAAGCAGTAATAGACCTCTTTTATTTGCAGCATCAGCGCCTAATAAGGAAGAAGAAATAA
- a CDS encoding PepSY domain-containing protein yields MEASGKSNRKTQMMVMAGVMAAVLATAAVFMTQPVLAQQGTNSTQSNNNQLQQQQQQGVPQLNGTVNLRDAAKAFLRDNVKVPFDSALNTAKGAVSNGTVIGGQLTVVQGYLVYAFKVANFDADTSQIVIVDAGNGSVLYTSGNMPLHFGGFGGGGYGCARGHFSGHHGMNWGDRAPWSSSPSSSDSGSSGGSSAALNA; encoded by the coding sequence ATGGAAGCATCAGGAAAGAGTAACAGAAAAACACAGATGATGGTGATGGCAGGCGTCATGGCTGCAGTCCTGGCTACGGCGGCAGTCTTTATGACGCAACCTGTACTAGCGCAGCAAGGAACCAACAGCACACAATCCAACAACAACCAGCTACAGCAACAACAGCAGCAGGGCGTGCCACAGCTTAACGGCACCGTAAACTTGCGAGACGCTGCAAAGGCATTTTTGCGCGACAACGTAAAGGTGCCATTTGACAGTGCCCTTAACACGGCAAAGGGAGCAGTCTCTAACGGCACCGTGATCGGCGGTCAACTTACAGTGGTTCAGGGCTACCTCGTATACGCGTTCAAGGTCGCCAATTTCGATGCTGACACAAGCCAAATAGTCATAGTGGATGCAGGAAACGGCTCTGTCCTGTACACCTCTGGCAACATGCCGCTGCACTTTGGCGGATTTGGAGGCGGAGGCTATGGGTGCGCTCGCGGTCACTTCTCTGGCCATCATGGCATGAACTGGGGCGACAGGGCTCCTTGGTCTTCTTCGCCATCATCTTCAGACAGTGGTAGTAGCGGCGGGTCTTCAGCTGCCCTTAATGCTTGA
- a CDS encoding DUF2795 domain-containing protein, with protein sequence MAQFKCEICGDGFEQKSRFERHLATAHPDRAPSAADLEKALSGVQYPKTKEELLTAYASQQVSDDELRKLVESLPSRTYRDAAEVAIALGEVKKKQGIRSASEVAESEAPSARGGRTAASTATSAAAVAKALSGVDFPKRKDELKEYAQRHILESGLDNPKDIVDMIGMLPDKEYHDMSDVEKSLFAQT encoded by the coding sequence ATGGCGCAGTTCAAGTGCGAAATATGCGGAGACGGTTTTGAGCAAAAGTCCCGGTTTGAAAGACACCTGGCAACGGCACACCCTGACAGAGCGCCGTCTGCCGCGGATTTGGAAAAAGCATTGTCTGGTGTACAATACCCAAAGACAAAAGAGGAGCTGCTGACTGCCTACGCGTCGCAGCAAGTATCTGATGACGAGCTTCGAAAACTTGTAGAGTCGCTGCCAAGTCGCACGTACAGAGATGCTGCAGAAGTTGCAATTGCATTGGGAGAAGTAAAGAAAAAGCAGGGAATCCGGAGCGCAAGTGAAGTTGCCGAGAGTGAAGCGCCAAGCGCAAGGGGCGGAAGGACCGCGGCAAGCACAGCAACATCCGCCGCGGCGGTTGCAAAGGCTCTTTCTGGCGTGGATTTTCCAAAGAGAAAGGATGAGCTAAAAGAGTATGCACAGAGGCATATTCTAGAGTCCGGGCTTGATAACCCAAAAGACATAGTGGACATGATAGGCATGCTGCCGGACAAGGAATATCACGACATGTCTGATGTAGAGAAATCGCTGTTTGCGCAAACTTGA
- a CDS encoding DUF2795 domain-containing protein, with the protein MAEKEKPGIVEQGDIFFFYRPKVGKEEVEEIKDVQRFYMVTSPEEGKQRRLFILGQKQLPKIVEGKSTSEERNWALNVLTTSNTEDIRKELLPAEYETETRGKRRVGPATPAGEGKYSIVKHDNHTELAYVLELPPVPGPTQKEFEIKKEASYIISVKNPDIQVPGFKAFEERKPQYPSSVKEKFGDRRWINVEDPDLLNYENTQVLLIGARKRDVEEELGIDLNEEKETTNTAELFNELKIRKDQVPLKPLLKGDFPGKEEMPSEREVQQLSSEEAPGRGGKAGGRAAASRAPSAAAIAKILAGTDFPKKKDELVRVAEKNAGRVESAQDIVQTVRDLPDRKYNSMADVEKALGKVS; encoded by the coding sequence ATGGCCGAGAAAGAAAAACCTGGGATTGTAGAACAAGGAGATATTTTCTTTTTTTACAGGCCAAAGGTCGGCAAGGAAGAAGTCGAGGAGATAAAGGACGTGCAGAGATTCTATATGGTCACCTCGCCAGAAGAAGGAAAACAAAGAAGGCTCTTTATTCTAGGCCAGAAACAACTGCCAAAGATCGTTGAGGGCAAGTCTACGTCAGAAGAAAGAAACTGGGCTCTCAATGTGCTTACGACCTCAAACACAGAAGACATCAGAAAAGAATTACTGCCCGCCGAATATGAGACAGAAACAAGGGGCAAAAGAAGGGTAGGACCTGCAACGCCAGCCGGTGAAGGCAAGTATTCCATAGTCAAGCATGACAATCATACCGAGCTTGCGTATGTCTTGGAGCTGCCTCCAGTGCCGGGTCCTACGCAAAAAGAATTTGAGATAAAAAAAGAGGCCAGCTACATCATTTCTGTTAAAAACCCGGACATACAGGTGCCCGGCTTTAAAGCCTTTGAAGAGAGAAAGCCGCAATACCCCTCTTCCGTAAAGGAAAAGTTTGGAGACAGACGGTGGATAAATGTGGAAGATCCGGATCTTTTGAACTATGAAAACACGCAGGTATTGCTCATCGGCGCAAGGAAAAGGGATGTCGAAGAGGAGCTGGGCATTGACCTCAACGAGGAAAAAGAGACAACCAATACCGCCGAGCTGTTCAACGAGCTAAAAATCAGAAAGGATCAAGTCCCATTAAAGCCTCTGCTGAAAGGTGATTTTCCAGGCAAAGAAGAAATGCCCTCAGAAAGGGAAGTCCAGCAGCTGTCAAGTGAGGAAGCCCCCGGAAGGGGAGGCAAGGCAGGAGGGCGTGCGGCCGCATCAAGAGCGCCGTCTGCTGCGGCAATAGCAAAGATACTCGCCGGCACTGATTTTCCAAAGAAAAAAGATGAACTTGTAAGGGTTGCAGAGAAAAATGCAGGCAGGGTAGAGTCAGCCCAAGACATTGTGCAAACTGTGCGCGACCTGCCAGACAGGAAATACAACAGCATGGCAGACGTGGAAAAGGCCTTGGGAAAGGTGAGCTAG